The Cinclus cinclus chromosome 3, bCinCin1.1, whole genome shotgun sequence genome has a window encoding:
- the KCNS3 gene encoding potassium voltage-gated channel subfamily S member 3, producing MVYGEFFHRPDKDAELINLNVGGFKQSVDQSTLLRFPHTRLGKLLKCHSEEAILELCDDYSVADKEYYFDRNPSLFRYVLNFYYTGKLHVMEELCVFSFCQEIEYWGINELFIDSCCSNRYQERKEEGPDKDWDQKSNDSIDSSNEESSIFDKELEKFDNLCFGEIRKKIWVRMENPAYCLSAKLIAVSSLSVVLASIVAMCIHSMPEFQRLDANDREIGDPVLEAVEITCIVWFTAELVIRLFTAPSQKKFWKKPLNIIDFVSIIPFYATLAVDTKEEESEDIENMGKVVQILRLMRIFRILKLARHSVGLRSLGATLRHSYQEVGLLLLFLSVGISIFSVLVYSVEKDDDSSELQSIPICWWWATISMTTVGYGDTYPVTLAGKLLGTLCIICGILVVALPITIIFNKFSKYYQKQKAIDRDQCNNDRKEKRNDLPYFNIRDIYAKKMHSFISSLSSVGIVVSDQDSTDASSIQDMEDVYNTVSLENGTGK from the coding sequence ATGGTTTATGGTGAATTTTTCCACAGACCTGACAAAGATGCAGAACTTATCAATTTGAATGTAGGTGGCTTTAAGCAATCAGTAGATCAAAGCACCTTGCTTCGATTTCCCCATACCAGACTCGGAAAGCTTCTCAAATGCCACTCCGAAGAGGCTATTCTAGAATTGTGTGATGATTATAGTGTGGCAGACAAGGAATATTACTTTGACAGGAATCCTTCCTTGTTCCGATATGTTCTGAATTTTTACTATACGGGCAAACTTCACGTTATGGAAGAACtttgtgtcttttccttctgcCAGGAAATAGAGTACTGGGGGATAAATGAGCTGTTTATTGATTCCTGCTGCAGCAATCGGTACCAAGAACGCAAAGAAGAAGGTCCTGATAAAGACTGGGATCAGAAGAGCAATGATAGTATAGACTCCTCCAATGAAGAGTCATCCATATTTGATAAAGAGCTAGAAAAGTTTGATAATCTGTGTTTTGGTGAAATAAGAAAGAAGATCTGGGTCAGAATGGAAAATCCTGCATACTGCTTGTCTGCCAAGTTAATTGCCGTGTCATCGCTGAGTGTTGTTCTGGCATCAATTGTGGCCATGTGCATTCATAGCATGCCAGAATTTCAAAGGCTGGATGCCAATGACAGGGAGATTGGAGACCCTGTGCTGGAAGCTGTGGAGATTACATGTATCGTCTGGTTTACTGCTGAGCTGGTGATCAGGCTCTTCACTGCTCCAAGTCAAAAGAAATTCTGGAAGAAACCACTGAACATCATAGATTTTGTCTCTATTATCCCATTTTATGCCACACTGGCTGTGGACaccaaggaagaagaaagtgaagATATTGAGAATATGGGGAAAGTGGTTCAGATCCTGCGGTTAATGAGGATATTTCGCATCCTGAAACTGGCCAGGCACTCTGTAGGACTACGCTCTTTGGGTGCCACTTTGAGACACAGCTACCAAGAAGTTGgacttctgcttttgtttttatcagttgggatttctattttttcagtGCTTGTGTACTCAGTGGAGAAAGATGATGACTCATCAGAACTGCAGAGCATCCCTATTTGCTGGTGGTGGGCAACCATCAGCATGACCACTGTTGGTTATGGGGACACTTACCCAGTCACactggctggaaagctgctcgGCACTCTCTGCATTATCTGTGGGATCCTGGTGGTAGCACTTCCAATCACCATTATTTTCAATAAGTTTTCTAAGTACTACCAAAAGCAAAAAGCTATTGATAGGGACCAGTGCAACAATGATCGTAAAGAGAAAAGGAATGACCTGCCCTATTTTAACATTAGGGATATTTATGCAAAAAAGATGCACTCCTTCATTTCCAGCCTTTCTTCAGTAGGAATTGTAGTCAGCGACCAAGATTCAACAGATGCCTCCAGTATCCAAGATATGGAGGATGTTTATAACACGGTATCTTTAGAGAATGGTACAGGAAAATGA